The Oryza sativa Japonica Group chromosome 11, ASM3414082v1 DNA window TCGCTGCTCCACACTCGCTCATCCACCCGCTGTCTGCTGCGCAAGGCCGCCGCCCAGGCATTCTCCTCCGTCCCCGATTTGGGTACCACCCTCTCCGTCGCTGACTTCTTCGCGCGCGCCTTCGCCCTCACCGGAAATGTCGAGGTCCTCACTCACCGACGACTTGCCTCAGCGCCTGTGGCCAGGATTGTGGGGCCATTAATCATGTGCACATATCCCCTAGTTTTGTTTGCTCTGCAATCTACACCTAATTGGTTTCGATTGCGATGCACATCGGGTGCTCCAGTTCTGTATGTTCAATGCAATTCGCATCATATGATGATGCCCTTATAATCATTCATTCTCCTCGTGCAAATACACATTCTGCACATGCTACCGTACTAAACTAGCCGtgttgcaacttttttttttctgctactACTTTACTAATTCTGCTAATGTCTGTCCATTACTAGAGTTGCCTTGCTATGAGATATGAAGCTCTGCTCCTGAGACAAGCCAAATACTCCGACGACCTTCATCTGCAAGTATCCAATGAAGAATGGCTAACTTTTGCAAAGGACTCTCTTGATAATGGTTTTTACACCATTGCTTCCAAGGTACTTTCGTTTCAGTTCTACTGTAAATCCACTCATTTCTTTTATTAGTCAGCATTGAAACAAAACTGATGACACCTCCTTGCTAATACTAATTCTATGTTGCCTTGGGTCACATGCTACTTTTGTACCAGAATTTAGACTAATGACCTTTTCAAGTGGAAAGGCATCGCCATTTGGAAATATGTTCTGAACAATGTGATGGATGATGTTTGATGGCTGCCTGCTGTTCATACTGGTAGTATTGTCTGAACAAACTTAGCACAAATAAACACTCTCACACTGGAGGGCATTGTTTTGTCTACCTCCTTTAGGAGTTATGATTAGTACATAACCATGCCAATGTGTCAATCTAGTCATCTGTCTGTACTTAATTTTGTTGAATGACTGCATCATAGTGCTTCAACATTATTTATGTGCAAACCACTGATTCTAGGGTTTAATACCATGTGGCCATGTTTCTTTCtacttatatatgtatttacCTTTTAGGCTTTTGCAAATGCTCTCTTGCATATTGATCCCAGCCACCCAGGATACTTGGACTCAACCAATTCTATTCTGAAGAAAgataagataaatgatataaGTGGACTCCAAAACTTGGCCAAGTCATTATCCGCACGCCATTCTGGTGAGTTTTGTAATACCATAAAATGATGTAAATTACATGCTGCGTTGCTGGTTAGAAGAGCACTTTAGATGCTACTCTTGTGCTCTAACTGCCTCCTTTATTATCTCTCTGGGGACTTCTGTAAGACCTTGCTATGTACTTACGTCAAGTGATGGAATTGGCATAAAAACTCAAACTACATCTCGGGAAACTGCAATCTTACTTTAAATTGACTATTAAACAAGATGCTTAGAGTAGATAAGTGTATTTCAATGGAAAATCATGATCTTTCTATGTAGAAAAAGGATTAGCATATCCTGAGTATAGGCCTGTACAACAatgtctttatttttattttaattgaagaAACATTTGGTCATCTGGTTAATTGTTTTGTTAAACATCATCTATAAGATACTCGAGGGTATTAGGTATGACTatgtttttttatcatattGTGTTCATTATTTTGTTGGATTGATGTAGCATTCCCTGTACATAGATCAAATCAAGGCACTAAATCTTCTATTAGATTTTTCCAAATTCGGTGCTTATTTCTTTTTGCTTCAAATAAATTTCCAATACGGCTACTTGTACTATGACAGTTCAGGCACAATCAGCTGAATACATGAAAAGGAAAGCTTCAGGGGTTGATGAAAAGTGTAATTTGCACTTGGGAAAAACAAAGCTACCTGGAAGTTTGATGTTTAGGCTAGGTATCAAAACAAGGAACATACAGAAACTACGCTGCAGCCGAGAGAGTAATCTGGAAGATGTTTGAAGCAGTATTAGTGTGACATCTTCCATTAGGCTGATAAGAGCGATATGATCTTTCACACAATCTGTTGTCGATGTAACAAAAGGTGAATCTCATGCCTTGGGGTTTACTCATTTGTTTACTGAGAACTTCTCAGTTTATTATTTTGGTAACTAGTGGAACATCTGCAGCTGCACATATGTCCAGTATAGATTTTATCAATCTCTTATGGTTTCTTTGCTGACTACCTCTTTGTTAGCTCAACATATTTCCATCCTGCTATCCACTCGTTTTCTTCCTTAAATACATCCATACTGCCGTATGTACGTGTCTCCTTATCAGATTGCTATGATAAATGTTCTTTGATTGGAACAGAATAGGACCACTTTGAACTTCCTCTTTGTAAGATAGCAATGTAGGTTATGTAGAATTTATATGTGAGGGTTGTGTTGGTACTTGGCAGCATGTGCACTTTTGACTCGTTCTCATTTTCTTTGGTAAGTATCATCATGCATGTGTTGTACCATGTAAAAACTCTTACCATTTGTCACTTTCAAGCAGTACTTTCAATTAGTTTCGTTAACATTATCTGTATGACCAAGCCAGGCCCAACTTCTCACTCCTTTAAAATAGTACTAAAACATCTTTGCTTTCTTGCTTACTTTCAGAACACTTGTGGAAATGAGAGCACTGAGTAGAATAGCACACCTCACTTCAGAACAGAAGTTTAATTATACATTAATCATATTGAAACAGGATACTTGTATCTGCTCACATAGTTACATTGCATCACGTTATTGCGTAGGAATTCATGTTGTTTATTCACTTGGAATGATTGTCGATCCCATTTTTAATTACATATCATTCTGATATACCACTGCGCATTTTGGTCTGTCCAATGTGGCTATGTACATTAATACTTAATATGCTTCAACGTAATGAGTTTGCTTCTGTTTTTTCATTCAATTAGGTGAAAATTTTCGTGCAATGGAATTATGATCCTGATGTCGTGGATGGGTATTTGGGATCCTGAGACAATGAGGGTCACTTGCCTCTTCTACTGCTGTTTCACTGGGAAAGTAAGCTGCTTTTTTCCATACTCCTGAATATTGTGACTTGTGATGTACTAAGCAATATGCTATACTTTTGCTATACTTACGCATCTGTATTAGGATCATATGGATTAAAATCCAGCGCTGACTGCTTGaagtattttatttaatttttgagATGATATATTGAAGAACTTCATGTTGTTCATTCATGGAAAGTTTATTATGCACGGCACCAAATGATATCATAAGACATACAATTAGCTCAGGTCTTTTTTTGAGGGAAACAATTAGCTAAGTTTCATTGAAGAATCATGTCATTTATTTTTAGTAGTAAAATAGTAAGGAAAAATATCGGAAGCACTTGAAAATCTAGATGTTCGGTATTGAGAAATAAGCATGTCTAACTTGGAATGTCAGGCACTTGACATGTGGCACTTGGCAGTGAGATATATGGATAGACCAAAATCTGAATACTGAAACCTGATCCTAGAGCACATGCGGATGCATGACTAGATCTTAACTACTGTTCAGAGAACATGAAGCTAATATAATTAGTGGTCCAGATGATAGTGTcttggatctctatccaataGCAAGTGTCTTCATAGGAACAAGTCATTATGTTGAGGAAAGAACATGTCTGTTGCATATGCTCTCGCTAGGAATTGAggaaaaattaaagaaaatactGGCGTTAGTAAAAGTTTGCAAAATAAGGTGGGTAGATGCATAGGCATTAGGCAGAGGATGTAAACGAGAGCCTAGTCTGTCATGTGGGTGATCACCCAGTTAGTCTAGTGAACTTGCATGTGAGGGTTACGTTTATTTTGACCTTGGAAAATGGAAGAGTTGGCAACGGGCTTATACTTTCCTTGACTTGCTTAGTGGTAAAACACTGTCGGCAACTTAgggtgtcggcgccggccgcctgctGTGATTGATGACCATTCATATTTATGCTTGAAATTCTTGGGAGAACCCGTCCTTTTGAGTTTTGGCAACAATGGCATGTGCAAGCACGAATACGGCTGTAAGAACACTGATCCATTGTACTCTATTTCAAAGGTTTTGAAGCAAATGAGGGCAGAATCCTCGTTCCGCTAATGTATTCTACACAAGCTAGACAAAATCAACGCAAGAGGTAGAATTTTGTGTCTTTTGTGTGACGACTAATCGAGAACAATATTATCTTTGTTTGCTAGCATTGCTCCAACATGATTTTATTCTGTCATCCACATTGGAAACAAAATCTGGGAAAAAtgacaatataagggattaagGGATGTCGTTATGGACTCTGCATCTATCATAATTAAGCTGCAAAATGCATTGCATGGGGCATGGGTGTTTGTAGTACATGTCACTCACCACCTGATTCAGACTGAAACCACAACCACCGGAGGTCCCATTCGCATTTACACAGGCATGACGTATACTTTGTCTCTAGCCACAACCTACTGTATGCATGAATGATGCTTATCTTAAGACATCCTCGATGCTCGACAAAGTCCTAATCTCGTCGTTGTTGGATAGCCTCTTCCGGTGTTTATACGTGTCATCTGGTCTCCTAGTGTTGGCTACTAACATGCACGTATGGGATAAACAAATAGACAAACAGGAGTACTGGAATACTACCTGTCGTTTTCTCACGTTTTAATTAATCTATATCCTTGATTTACGATTTTCCTTTTATATATCTAGCTACTACGTTATGATCGACATATATAAAAACAGATCGATGACTGGGAGAGGTGATGAGATCTGGTGAGGTGTCCAAAGTTGCTAATGTCCAATTGCTAGAGCTTATAAGAAGCTACAATTAATATTTTTGCTGGTACTGTCAGTTGTTTGTTTTACGTGGATTGTGATGAATACTAGTACTGTCTAGCAATTAAACCAGAAGTTAAAATGCAAGCGTTACATCTCAAGGTCAACTCTGAGAACGTGCGTAGGAACTAACATTAACAGTCCAGTATACCAAAGGTCATTCAAACTGCACTAGAGTCCACATTTATTTATATAAGATATACTAGTGCATAGGAGTAGTAACTTGATCACCAGCTGTCGTCGTAGTCGTAGCTAGTTAGGATCCAACTCATTTTTGTCGATCGCGGGGGAGGAATGTTAACGGTGCATGTGGTTGGTTGATTTGATtagtgaaacaaaaaaaaagtggttttCGGTGGTGGTAATTTGAGCTTGctttgaactttgaagtgatCGATGTCTGCAATTCACACTGCAGAGAAGGATGAAGGCTTAGCTCGTATGTAGACTTTTGATGGCTTAATCCTATTTGCTGCCAAGTAGAGACAAAACAAGTCAGAGAACCCATTactgtacatatttatacatgagTAATCAATGATATGGGTGGATGTGATCCATGCCTCCAGCAGGACATCATGATTAGCATGTTATGAGGGATCACTATACTTAATACTCCTCATATGCTTAGTTGTTTAGTAGTGTTAATTATGTTTGTCGTGACTTAGCTTAGTTGTTGCTGTTGTTGAGCTATAAAGGGAGAAGCTCTGCTCCCGTGCACCCTCCCCCCTGAAGCCTGCTCCTCTGCATCAACTGTTTGCTGCCCAGTACAGTAGAGGCCTgcacttgcaagttgcaactgcAAGCAATGGCGGGAAGCGGGAGCGGGACACCGTGCGCGTCGTGcaagctgctgcggcggcggtgcacgTCGGAGTGCGTGTTCGCGCCCTACTtcccggcggaggaggcgcagcGGTTCGCCATGGTGCACCGGGTGTTCGGCGCCAGCAACGTCAGCAAGATGCTGCTCGatgtgccgccgccgcagaggcCCGACGCCGTCAGCAGCCTCGTCTACGAGGCCAACGCCCGTATGAGGGACCCCGTCTACGGCTGCGTCGCCGCCATCTCCTTCCTCCAGAACCAAGTCTCCCAGCTCCAGATGCAGCTCGCCCTCGCCCACGCCGAGACCGCCGCCCTGCAActccagctgcagcagcagcaccaagaTCAAgatgaccaccaccaccagcagtgCATCCTGGAGAATGCTGCTGCTCATCACCAGCTGATGCTGCAGGAGGCATTCCTCAAGAAAGAGTCCATGTGGACATAATTGTACGTAGTAGATGCTTTCTAGTAAATCTTTGTGCTTCGATCGATTGATATGATATGATGTTGTATTTCATCAGGGCATCTGCCCTAGCTTGTTATCTTCTCTTCTGTAATTTCCGGAAAGAGGGAAAATGAAGAAGAACAATTCGGTCACATTAGCCTACCTCATCTCTCCATTTCTGATCAAATGACTGTATTAGCAAGACAGAAACTGATTGGCTTTCTGAAACACCTGTTGGCTTCATGAACCATCAGTTCAGCTCCCATGCATGCACAAGTTTCAGACAAGCCTTTTGCTTTCGGAGATATGGCTGTTTGCTTGGTAAGGGTCAATGATGTGGGACACATTAATTTGGCTTCACAAGGTCTCTAGTACAGTAGGATCCAGATAGTATGTACACGAACTAAGCACCTCAAACCACCCCAAACTCAATTAAGTAGCAGGAGAGGAGAGCTAATGATATTGGAAGTCCTGATCTCACCTACTAGATTCCTAAGTTCTCTACACGGGACATGTGCCCTTTCTGAGCTAGGTTTATATCATACCTGGACTTCACtaattctccaaatccaataTCATACCTGGAGTACTAATTTGTCAAATCCAATGTTGTAAAATACCTACGCATCAGAATATGAGTTGGTTGATCGATCCTACAAAACAAGAGTTGAGTGCCTCGTGTCATCAAGGGACCAACACAGACAAACCAAAGGTTGTATCTTTCTTGAGAAAGGAATAATTTCCAGCTATGCTTAATTTGGTTGTTTTGTTAGTAATGATATATTAAGATGGAGTCCTTTTAACAGCttgtttttataaacttgatcatgATTATCTTGGTTATGATATTATCAAGGTGCTAAAGTCTCAATCTAGGACAAACGAAGGATTCGCTTGTTACCCCCCAGGCCCCCACATTAATTTCTGCCCATATGAATACTGTATCTTGCACATACATTATCTCCATTTTTGATCAAATACTGTATTAGCAAGACAGAAACTTATTGGCTTTCTGAAGCACCTGTTGGCTTCATGAACCATTCATTCAGCTCCCATGCATGCACGACACGACAAGTTTCAGACATGCCTTTTGCTTTCAGAGATATGGTTGTTTGCTTGGTAAGTTTCAGTGTTGTGGGACACGGGTTGGGATTCGGTGACATAACCCCGTGACATTCTCGGTGACATTGGgtctcacatgtcagtgactcaatgtcACCGAGAATATCATGGGGGAATGTCACCGAATCCCAATCCGTGGGACACATGGTCTCTACTATAGTAGGATCCAGATAGTTTGTGCACGAATTAAGCATCTCAAACCACCCCAAACTAGTCGTTCAAAAAACCACCCCAAACTCAATTAAGTGTGCAGGAGAGCTAATGATATTGGAAGTCTCAGATCTCACCTATTAGATTCCTAAGTTCTCTACACAGGACATGTGTCCTTTCAGAGCTAGGTATATGGAGTACCGTATATCGGACAGTGGCATGTCCTTACATGAACTTCACTAATACTAATTTGCCAGGTCCAATGTTGTTAAAATACCTATGCATCACAGAATATGAGTTGGACGATCATAAAACAAGAGTCGGGTGCCTCATGTCATCAAGGAACCAACACAGACAAACCAAAGGTTGTCTCTTTCTTCATAAAAGAATAATTTCCAGCTGGTGCTTAATTTGCTGGTTTTGTTTGTAATGATATCCTTCCCCggtttatattataaaatattttgactttttttagacTTTTTTATATGTCAAACTTATATAAGATTGATCAAGcttatatagaaaaatgtagtCACTCTTACCGGATCAAATTAGTTCTATTAATCTAAcactgaatatattttaatagtatgtttgtttggtgtaaaagatattgttatatttttctataaatttaatcaaacttaaaaaatgatataaaaaataaaaatatcttgtaatatgaaacagagggtgTATTGAGTTGAAGTCTTATTACCAAGGACTTGCTCATGATTGGCTTGGTTATGATATAATCAAGATGCTCTAATATCAACCTGTTAAGGATTCGCTTGTAACCCTCACATTTCTGCAGATATGAACACTGTATCTTGAACATACATATGTGTGCATTCAAACTTTTAAGGATTTTAGACATAAGTATACACGCAAATACTAAAATCATTGTGTTGTAAATCATTATGCAAATCTCGTGAGAAATTGAAAAAATGATACTTTGAATCGTTGTGTTTTGAATAGTTTTTATAAATACTTAGGAGAAAAATATGATGGTGAAAGATGCATTTTAGAGAGCTAGCAATGTTTAATACTAGTATATAAGTAGTAAAAAGGGAAGGCGGGAGTACCGGCAGATAGTGGTGATTTTGCTCTGAGTATGACCGGCCAACCAACTGTTCCCCTTTGTCTTTTTACCAACATCAATCATTGATCAGCCGATAAATATTTGATCTGACATCTTATTATGCATGCTGTCTTGGTTGACCCAAAAATCAATGGAACAAAGACAGTACGAAAGCAAGCATGCACTCACAGATCGACATGGGCCGAGCATTCATGTATAGCTGGCCCAGAAGCTGCATGCTAACTCTTCTTAATTTCAGCCCAGCAGAATTGAGATCTAGCTTACTGGTGCCAATTTAATGCAGGTTTGCcttcattataaaaaaaatattttactcctccaactaatatatatatatatatatatatatatatatatatatatatatatatatatatatatatatatatatatatatatatatatatatatatatatatatatatatatatatatatatatatatatatatatatatatatatatatatatatatatatatatatatatatatatatttgtggaaAAAACCGTATCATAcattaagccatatcatctaaaaaaaatagtagcctTTGTATTCTTCTTATGTATTTGATCTCAACCCATATATCATATGTATTTATAATCTACTTAGTATTGTTATTGCTTTATAAATCTTACTATACATTGAACCATGTCACCTGGAAAAGTATAATAACCGGACACGACTACAGGGAGCACATGCACTCGTTAGTACTAACCAGCGACCATCCTTCTTACAAAAAGTAGTACACTGTGTATCATCAGTTAGCCTTCTTACTAAAAATAATAGCACCTTGCCACGTGCATCCCCATTACCCATCTAAATTTCAAAAAACAATCTCTTAAATTGCTTATCCGATCCACAATTTGATTGCACTATTGtgttcgttgtaattaaatctttataacaatatattacatgattatattacgatgaaaaatatttatgtttataaatgacttttattatatatgtaagttatttttatcatatatatataaattactattagattttattaaattacttcttatacaTTCATAAGGCTCTGAGTTGATTTCCATAATTTGTGGtgattaaattttatttctagatAAAACCtatatttttatccctacaatGGATTTATTTTTACTGTCCTGACAAAATTACTTtccttttgttttaagttactttcataatatatgtaaattacttttaggttttattgaatttacttttatatgtctaaaaagtaatttattgaatctaaaattaatttagatatattataaaagtaatttataaattttcatcaaaataaaatcatgtgagatcttgttataaagatttaattgttacgagctggtttggtttgaggcctaaattggccttaccaatatttgacaatttcaatagtgtttagtgtctatttggtttgaagccaaattttggcatgactaagAAAATAATGACTAAgagaaaatctattatattattattaaaggaatagaaaaaggagcctccacgttcgctctcatagcctagaaattctcacattaatcggagaaaaagaaaaaacggagttcatataaaaatacaatttagaaatagctgaaattcggaattaaaaaataagtaatattagaagagaagagtagagtccatatagaaatacaatttagaaatagttgaaattcggaattaaaaaataatgaatattagaagaggagactagactccatatagaaatacaattaggaaataactaaaattcggaattaaaaataaggaatattataaatagagtatagagtccatatagaaatacaaataggaaataactaaaatttggaatgaaaaataagtaatattataagtagagtatatagtccatatatagaaatacaattagaaaataatagaaattcggaattaaaaaaataaggaatattagaagtagagtatagagtccatataggaatttaaaactaactaaaatttggaataaacataataaaattaaaagtaaagTTTAGAGtacgtataaaaatacaatttaaaaataactaaaattcgaaattaagaaaaatgtgggaagaagagtttaaagtcaatataataatataatttagaagtaacagaaattcgaaattaaaaattaaataatatttaaagatgagtttagagtctacatagaaatacaattagaaataataaaaattcagaaataaaaataaataatattggaagaagagcatatagtatatatagaaatacaatttacagaaaattcggaattaaaaaaaaagaaatattaaaagacgagtctagagtccatataggaatatatataatttaaaaataactaaaatttgatattaaaaataattaataactaacacgtatataaaatacaatatgaatattgcacattagtagttttgtaaagttattgcaaaatttaaaattatgttgtcattttaatatatttgaataatatattgagaaaacatatatgctattatatgagagaaaatataatgatgttagccgcgcaatctgcgtgggccaccatgctagtttcaTTTAAAGCATATGTGGtaggaatatattttctaataGACTAGTACTATAACTATAAGATTCTCTCAAATTAACACTTATTCGACAAATATCTGAGAGGTCTCTCATTAGCACTAAAACGAGATGCCtctcgatttagattttgccCTAATAGTCATTGGATTCTTCTCATACTTGATACAAAATGTCACGCCCataaatttagcccaaatttccagactattttgtatattaaatccctgtccaggaccagccagggtacacaaaacgacatgtaataaacagttccaaacgtaaataaagcataaaaatacttacaggagaggcacttagtcctcacaccgaaacaaaagcagcggcagcggaaaagacgatcctagcggggcttcagctccactccacaggcaaaactcaactggggtctgagccttggtcctctaacttcgtcttcaactcagaagcactacacttctaaaAAGGgcgaataatagcaaggctgagtacaaccaccgtactcagtaagccacaccaacgatgcagacatgcaaggggaacacaaggacggtttgtggctatttgcttAAAGgaggttgtaaaacattttattgagcaaaacagtaaaactgttgagtaattaaagtaacattaaatctccactgatcaacgctacaccacgttgaacaggcccaaccaacccacctgaactacagtgcattgagtcgatttattaaggtgggactaatcacggtgaatctggtcgaccgcccataaccgcgggcacggctattcgaatagttttactctgatcagaggtgtacaactgtacccacaagacacaaccccacgacacgtttccgtgcgccgacatgccaccacgacataccggaaagaggccgtgacaggacccttcgcataactccctctaaccaagcacaccacacctcaggtttcacccccactcctcgcaaggcagtgGGCAGTCCCCTGTCGTGCCTAGATGAATcaggaagccgcataggccatcgcagggcccatccaaacttcATCACGCCCagccttgcctgga harbors:
- the LOC4349560 gene encoding LOB domain-containing protein 12, whose protein sequence is MAGSGSGTPCASCKLLRRRCTSECVFAPYFPAEEAQRFAMVHRVFGASNVSKMLLDVPPPQRPDAVSSLVYEANARMRDPVYGCVAAISFLQNQVSQLQMQLALAHAETAALQLQLQQQHQDQDDHHHQQCILENAAAHHQLMLQEAFLKKESMWT
- the LOC4349559 gene encoding protein DOUBLE-STRAND BREAK FORMATION isoform X2 — encoded protein: MATAAAAGDGDEHLLSLFASALSHRRFGDQELSLLDAALSAGADVPSLLHTRSSTRCLLRKAAAQAFSSVPDLGTTLSVADFFARAFALTGNVESCLAMRYEALLLRQAKYSDDLHLQVSNEEWLTFAKDSLDNGFYTIASKAFANALLHIDPSHPGYLDSTNSILKKDKINDISGLQNLAKSLSARHSGTIS
- the LOC4349559 gene encoding protein DOUBLE-STRAND BREAK FORMATION isoform X1; the protein is MATAAAAGDGDEHLLSLFASALSHRRFGDQELSLLDAALSAGADVPSLLHTRSSTRCLLRKAAAQAFSSVPDLGTTLSVADFFARAFALTGNVESCLAMRYEALLLRQAKYSDDLHLQVSNEEWLTFAKDSLDNGFYTIASKAFANALLHIDPSHPGYLDSTNSILKKDKINDISGLQNLAKSLSARHSVQAQSAEYMKRKASGVDEKCNLHLGKTKLPGSLMFRLGIKTRNIQKLRCSRESNLEDV